From one Vicinamibacterales bacterium genomic stretch:
- a CDS encoding TetR/AcrR family transcriptional regulator, protein MTAAERPRTRADSTLGDSDYVARQEQIRTRAREIFARHGYRKTTIEDIGKACGLGKAALYHYFSSKEEIFAAVVRAEGDKVLAQIRAAVGAAGDPRAKLVAALRTSFRAVSARVGEIIENKGAAELRESLPLAARYLQHLLDEEVEILRKILAEGARRGVFKKISSPSVPLLIISGLRGVESHLLDFEDPPQLDDAIDAILELFLEGLCR, encoded by the coding sequence ATGACCGCTGCCGAACGTCCTCGAACGAGAGCCGACTCGACACTCGGAGACTCCGACTACGTGGCCAGGCAGGAGCAGATCCGGACGAGGGCCCGGGAGATCTTCGCCCGGCACGGCTATCGGAAGACCACCATCGAAGACATCGGCAAGGCGTGCGGGCTCGGCAAGGCCGCCTTGTACCACTACTTCTCCAGCAAGGAGGAGATCTTCGCCGCGGTCGTCCGAGCCGAGGGCGATAAGGTGCTCGCGCAGATTCGCGCCGCCGTCGGCGCGGCGGGCGACCCCAGGGCCAAGCTCGTTGCGGCGCTCAGGACGAGTTTCAGGGCGGTCAGTGCCAGAGTCGGCGAGATCATCGAGAACAAGGGCGCCGCGGAACTGAGGGAGTCGCTGCCGCTCGCGGCCCGGTACCTCCAGCACCTCCTCGACGAAGAAGTCGAGATCCTTCGGAAGATTCTCGCGGAAGGCGCGCGTAGGGGCGTCTTCAAGAAGATCAGTTCGCCATCTGTCCCGCTGCTCATCATCTCCGGCCTGCGGGGCGTCGAGTCGCACCTCCTCGACTTCGAAGACCCGCCGCAGCTGGACGATGCCATTGACGCGATCCTGGAGCTCTTCCTGGAAGGACTCTGCCGATGA